In Mastigocladopsis repens PCC 10914, a single window of DNA contains:
- a CDS encoding glycosyltransferase family 4 protein, with product MNIEGKHILVVTSVYPMTADGNHGAFVREAILRLQPTGAKFTVFAPAYEASKSYMLDGVKVYRFRYCLKRFENLVRDGAPTKLQKQPLYLLAAALYIFLGTLQLFWVCHKQKPDLLQIHWPFPHGLMALPASILLGIPMVFSFHGAELMLANKFGFVANILRWLLPFTKGVTANSSFTCKLIRKLDDRPVTIIPYGLTIEAKPPQERPPTEVPRLLFVGRLDERKGLRYLLEALPLVLAKQPVHLRIVGKGILEQEIKSQCNTLGLDNFVDFLGFVSKEELANQYAGCDIFVLPAIVDSKGDTEGLGIVMIEALAHQKPVIASAVGGIVDVIQSSITGLLVPEKDPKALAQAILTLLSDPILAKEMGQKGLADIQARFSWSRIIPMWEQVFATALDGCLKNSTSETLA from the coding sequence ATGAATATTGAAGGTAAGCATATCCTGGTTGTCACTTCCGTCTACCCTATGACGGCTGATGGCAATCATGGTGCTTTCGTGCGGGAGGCGATTTTACGCTTGCAACCAACGGGGGCAAAGTTCACAGTATTTGCTCCTGCTTATGAAGCTTCTAAAAGCTATATGTTAGACGGCGTGAAAGTCTATCGCTTCCGCTACTGCCTAAAACGCTTTGAAAATTTGGTACGAGATGGTGCCCCTACAAAGCTACAAAAGCAGCCTCTTTATTTGCTTGCTGCTGCTTTGTATATCTTTCTAGGTACGTTGCAATTATTCTGGGTGTGCCACAAACAAAAGCCAGACTTACTTCAAATTCATTGGCCCTTTCCTCATGGATTGATGGCTTTACCTGCAAGTATTTTACTTGGCATTCCAATGGTGTTCAGTTTCCACGGCGCTGAGTTGATGTTAGCTAATAAGTTTGGCTTTGTTGCAAATATCCTGCGCTGGTTGTTACCCTTCACCAAAGGTGTGACAGCCAATTCTTCTTTCACTTGCAAGTTAATTCGGAAACTTGACGATAGACCTGTGACCATTATCCCTTATGGTCTGACTATAGAAGCTAAACCACCCCAGGAACGTCCACCCACAGAGGTGCCTAGGCTCCTATTTGTAGGTAGGTTAGATGAGCGCAAAGGTTTGCGATATTTACTGGAGGCTTTACCTTTGGTTTTAGCTAAACAACCTGTACACTTGCGAATTGTGGGTAAGGGAATTCTCGAACAAGAAATTAAATCGCAGTGTAATACTCTGGGTTTAGACAACTTCGTGGATTTCTTGGGCTTTGTTAGTAAAGAAGAACTTGCCAATCAATACGCTGGGTGCGACATCTTTGTCTTGCCAGCAATTGTAGATAGCAAAGGTGACACTGAGGGTTTGGGAATTGTGATGATAGAGGCTTTGGCTCACCAGAAGCCTGTCATTGCCAGTGCTGTTGGGGGTATTGTAGATGTGATCCAATCTAGTATCACAGGATTGCTAGTACCAGAAAAAGACCCAAAAGCTTTGGCACAAGCTATCCTGACCTTGTTATCAGATCCCATCCTAGCTAAAGAAATGGGGCAAAAAGGTTTGGCTGATATCCAAGCCCGTTTTAGCTGGTCCCGCATTATCCCCATGTGGGAGCAGGTTTTTGCCACTGCTTTAGATGGCTGCTTGAAGAATTCAACGTCTGAAACTCTCGCCTAG
- a CDS encoding efflux RND transporter periplasmic adaptor subunit codes for MQYSQFLSRTALISLVVAPPSVMGVLAITVLLPALKDPESRFYSSDIGYPAMQRSLGKPIKVQTVPVAEKSLEDSVAAPGESVAMQQVDVRFLVSGPVEKVNVVEGQWVRRGQPLLELQKAAFQDQVNTARNNLATAQKKLQTLQNSAPANLLALKQNVWSAKARLEAAKIRLKQIDNLAKQELKNNVEAAQVRLKTAKHKLQQMKQLAKEGAVSKFQLYDVEDNYASRKRELLAAQHGILDTQTEQFSNQDFYMTRQNELSSAQQALQLAQKTFDKDLADARLTVENRKIELQQALRNLNRTVIYANTDGLVSRVNIHSGEIVDVRDRASLLTLTQNTVFKAYIDQARLNAVKVGDKATVRLVAYPGRTFQGRVMQLNPTVETNATKRDKVGIDQQYTYSVWIAVDDLQMPPGLQGYVEFQKSKKSIVVPENSVTHLSAGEGMVMVAQAGKAVVKKVKLGRTFDNQREVLAGLNLGEQVVLSSSALNPGDELDIEPAPVPIAEGL; via the coding sequence ATGCAGTACAGCCAGTTTCTATCTCGTACAGCTCTGATTAGTTTGGTAGTAGCTCCCCCAAGTGTCATGGGGGTTTTGGCTATTACTGTTCTTTTACCTGCTTTGAAAGACCCAGAGTCAAGATTTTACTCTTCGGATATAGGTTATCCTGCCATGCAACGCAGCTTAGGCAAACCTATCAAAGTTCAGACTGTCCCAGTGGCGGAAAAAAGTTTAGAGGATTCTGTCGCGGCTCCAGGCGAATCTGTTGCTATGCAACAGGTGGATGTGCGCTTTTTGGTATCAGGACCAGTAGAAAAAGTTAATGTGGTGGAAGGTCAATGGGTGCGTCGAGGTCAACCCCTGCTCGAGTTACAAAAGGCTGCCTTTCAAGACCAAGTGAATACCGCTCGCAACAACCTCGCGACTGCCCAAAAGAAGCTTCAGACTTTGCAAAACTCAGCACCTGCAAACCTACTGGCTCTTAAACAGAACGTTTGGTCTGCAAAAGCAAGGCTGGAGGCAGCTAAAATCAGACTAAAACAAATTGACAATCTGGCCAAGCAGGAACTCAAAAATAATGTTGAAGCTGCTCAGGTGAGATTGAAAACGGCTAAACACAAACTGCAACAAATGAAACAGCTTGCTAAAGAAGGAGCTGTTTCTAAGTTTCAACTATATGATGTGGAAGATAATTATGCCAGTCGTAAAAGAGAACTCTTGGCAGCTCAACACGGAATTCTTGATACTCAAACTGAGCAATTTAGCAACCAAGATTTCTACATGACTCGGCAAAATGAATTGAGTTCTGCTCAACAAGCCCTACAACTAGCCCAAAAAACTTTTGATAAAGATTTGGCAGATGCTCGCCTTACCGTGGAAAACAGAAAAATAGAACTCCAGCAAGCTTTGAGAAATTTAAACAGAACAGTTATATATGCCAATACTGATGGTTTGGTAAGTAGGGTTAATATTCATAGTGGAGAAATTGTAGATGTGCGCGATCGCGCCTCTTTGCTCACTCTAACTCAAAATACTGTCTTTAAGGCTTACATTGACCAAGCACGGCTTAACGCTGTTAAGGTAGGCGATAAAGCCACAGTTCGCTTGGTAGCTTACCCGGGACGCACCTTTCAAGGGCGAGTCATGCAGCTCAATCCTACCGTGGAAACGAATGCAACTAAACGTGATAAAGTCGGTATCGACCAACAGTATACTTATTCTGTATGGATTGCTGTTGATGACTTGCAAATGCCGCCAGGGTTACAAGGCTATGTTGAGTTTCAGAAATCAAAGAAAAGCATAGTTGTCCCAGAAAATTCCGTGACCCATTTGTCTGCTGGTGAAGGTATGGTGATGGTTGCACAAGCAGGCAAAGCTGTTGTCAAAAAAGTGAAGCTAGGCAGAACATTTGACAATCAACGGGAAGTACTCGCAGGTTTAAACCTTGGTGAACAGGTTGTCCTCTCTTCTAGTGCATTAAATCCTGGCGACGAACTTGATATCGAGCCTGCACCCGTGCCAATTGCTGAGGGGTTGTAG
- a CDS encoding ArnT family glycosyltransferase, translating to MKRLKCWLPLGLVLTLGLLLGMLGFSIWEKIPTPVESVVWSQQAQWIAPQSPTYRFYARHSFDLPDTAKAGWLRLSADNDFTLYVNGRRVAKENTVLNNSLGLGAGLKLPFQDFNDSNSYRAQTSLNYLLASSQDWKLTAYVDLTSYLRPGKNVIALEIQKGKQNPRVVVEGAVYPAADVTSLDLTTGANSWRVSNLSETRQSLQWFDLDFPDASWSEAKVLGSVKEKTYSRLSKNLFDRPLQGTWITGNQSSKGEVWLRGVWQVPQTSLSRAYIRFAGNGEYSLLLNNALVQHYKTEEGNQLHLLEVTKFLQPGNNILAVRLAHPLEAVLAQGSVNFLLDGWGETEKGEIVGAFSTDNTWTSLTLPTPDWAEGVGEGQPVTLLLGVPQAQQLHRSFEGNAYLLNYPNYLWHQSLWLLGGIVFALVYAWILGFWLGYRESWWDSLSTGGAILSPGSLFLIGIGLLKHRYAEAEIGLLFAQPQSNYLILIGFVAIVLLTLLLSQIKSKLGTLLRWSLWFFLGVVASAGLAVGGNVFLILLVSGGIIAITPLWMKVNGEGKVSSYFPSFMEEPRGIPRINARVFISESAWQSWGQWLFLGFIVSFGFGLRVYHLGFIDFDSDENTSLDASRGILRTGAPIASSGIWYTRGPFYQYLLALWLRIVGDSAVNARFLSVLWGTATLVLIYFFARKITGKVWIALFVTAILAISPWELWYSRNIRFYQVLQFLTILSFWSFFRGFIEQAGRRYQYVFFIALTLTLLTQEISLTILPAFFIGFLYFYRPFRLFKDWQIVVGSLMTLIIFIFCLGFSSIRLLTPLAALSDSTASYLRLHFSDITDLTANLFIGPDRIQTIYSLCFLIGFLYFIKVRDNKLLYLCISIIIQVIVVTILCYQSEERYVYAIYPMFIVLAIYSVICIAESLGNRLELLLNGLLPLRAIALSFAILLLVCNIQPTRVLAGYQEAINRGNTQIFEYIRTYKQANDVVISPSPSFGAISLGGLNYFLMGTNFIDGLYWHEGRLIDRWAGGVVVSNLDQINRILEKSQRVWIHVDDVRKSRFNADTWQYIETLGKPIIDSFGTRLRLWQPEDGLPSRKPNKGKDLGAY from the coding sequence ATGAAGCGGTTAAAGTGTTGGCTGCCATTGGGACTGGTGTTAACCTTGGGACTTTTACTGGGGATGTTGGGGTTTTCTATCTGGGAGAAAATACCTACTCCTGTAGAGAGCGTTGTTTGGTCACAACAAGCACAATGGATTGCACCCCAATCACCAACTTACCGTTTTTATGCTCGTCACAGCTTTGATTTACCTGATACTGCAAAGGCTGGTTGGTTGCGCCTCAGTGCTGATAATGACTTTACTCTTTATGTCAATGGACGACGAGTCGCAAAAGAAAACACTGTTCTCAATAATTCTCTCGGATTAGGTGCTGGACTAAAGTTGCCGTTTCAAGATTTTAATGACAGTAATAGCTACCGTGCTCAAACTTCCCTTAATTATTTACTTGCGAGTTCCCAAGACTGGAAATTAACAGCTTATGTAGATCTGACTTCTTACTTGCGTCCTGGTAAAAATGTCATTGCGCTGGAAATTCAAAAAGGAAAGCAAAATCCGCGTGTCGTCGTTGAGGGGGCTGTTTATCCAGCAGCTGATGTGACATCCCTTGACTTGACAACTGGGGCAAATTCTTGGCGGGTATCGAATTTGTCGGAAACCCGCCAATCACTTCAATGGTTTGACCTAGATTTTCCTGATGCAAGTTGGTCAGAAGCTAAGGTACTGGGTTCGGTAAAAGAAAAGACTTACAGTCGGTTAAGTAAAAATTTGTTTGACCGACCTTTACAAGGAACTTGGATAACTGGAAATCAAAGTTCCAAAGGCGAGGTATGGCTTAGGGGTGTATGGCAAGTCCCACAAACTTCGCTTTCTCGTGCCTATATTCGATTTGCTGGCAATGGCGAGTATTCTCTGTTGCTTAACAATGCTTTGGTTCAGCATTACAAAACAGAGGAAGGCAACCAGTTACATCTTTTAGAAGTGACAAAATTTCTGCAACCTGGCAATAACATCTTAGCGGTGAGGTTGGCTCATCCTTTAGAGGCAGTCTTGGCACAAGGTTCTGTTAACTTTCTGTTGGATGGATGGGGGGAAACAGAAAAAGGCGAGATTGTGGGCGCATTTTCCACTGATAATACTTGGACATCTCTAACCCTCCCCACACCTGATTGGGCAGAAGGTGTGGGTGAGGGACAACCTGTCACCCTTCTTCTAGGTGTACCTCAGGCACAACAGCTTCACCGCAGCTTTGAAGGCAATGCCTATCTGCTCAATTATCCAAATTACCTCTGGCATCAAAGTCTTTGGCTATTAGGAGGAATTGTCTTTGCTTTGGTTTATGCCTGGATTTTAGGCTTTTGGCTAGGATATCGGGAGAGTTGGTGGGATAGCTTGAGTACAGGAGGAGCAATACTTTCCCCGGGAAGTCTATTTTTAATCGGTATAGGTTTACTCAAACATCGTTATGCAGAGGCAGAAATTGGGTTACTGTTTGCCCAACCACAAAGCAATTACCTAATATTAATTGGGTTTGTGGCTATCGTGTTGTTAACTTTGTTATTGAGTCAAATCAAGAGCAAATTGGGGACATTACTACGCTGGAGTTTGTGGTTTTTCCTTGGAGTCGTTGCCTCTGCTGGTTTGGCAGTTGGGGGAAATGTTTTCCTCATTCTGCTTGTTTCTGGTGGAATTATAGCCATAACTCCGCTTTGGATGAAAGTTAACGGGGAGGGAAAAGTTTCTTCTTACTTTCCCTCGTTTATGGAGGAACCCAGAGGCATTCCAAGGATTAATGCAAGAGTTTTCATCTCGGAGTCAGCATGGCAATCATGGGGTCAATGGTTGTTTTTGGGGTTCATTGTTAGTTTCGGTTTTGGTCTGAGGGTTTATCACCTGGGTTTTATCGACTTCGATTCTGATGAAAATACTTCCCTCGATGCCAGTAGAGGAATTCTCCGCACAGGCGCACCAATAGCGAGTTCCGGTATTTGGTACACTCGCGGACCTTTCTATCAATACCTATTAGCTCTTTGGCTGCGAATAGTGGGTGATTCTGCTGTCAATGCACGCTTTCTTTCTGTACTTTGGGGTACAGCAACCCTTGTTTTAATCTATTTCTTTGCCCGTAAAATCACAGGGAAAGTTTGGATTGCTCTGTTTGTAACAGCAATTTTGGCTATCAGCCCTTGGGAACTTTGGTATTCACGTAATATTCGCTTTTACCAGGTTCTACAATTTCTAACAATTCTATCTTTTTGGTCATTTTTTAGAGGGTTTATTGAGCAAGCAGGTAGACGTTATCAGTACGTCTTTTTTATTGCGCTGACATTAACTCTACTCACTCAAGAAATCAGCTTAACTATACTGCCAGCATTTTTCATTGGGTTTCTTTACTTCTATCGTCCGTTTCGTTTATTCAAGGACTGGCAGATTGTTGTGGGTAGTTTAATGACCCTAATCATCTTTATCTTCTGCCTCGGGTTTTCTTCTATCCGACTTTTGACTCCATTAGCTGCACTATCTGATAGCACGGCTTCTTATTTGCGGCTTCATTTTTCTGATATCACAGACCTGACTGCAAATTTATTTATTGGTCCTGACAGAATACAAACAATTTATAGTCTGTGTTTTTTAATAGGTTTTCTCTACTTTATTAAAGTTAGGGATAATAAATTATTGTACCTTTGTATAAGTATAATTATTCAGGTTATTGTCGTTACTATTTTATGCTATCAATCAGAAGAACGTTATGTCTATGCTATTTATCCTATGTTTATTGTGCTAGCTATCTATAGTGTAATTTGTATAGCAGAAAGCTTAGGAAATAGATTGGAGTTGTTATTGAATGGATTGCTGCCTCTACGAGCGATCGCCCTAAGTTTTGCTATTCTCCTATTGGTTTGCAACATCCAACCTACGAGAGTTTTGGCTGGTTATCAAGAGGCTATTAATAGAGGTAACACCCAAATCTTTGAATATATCCGCACTTATAAACAAGCAAATGACGTAGTTATTTCGCCTTCTCCCTCTTTTGGAGCGATTAGTCTGGGTGGTTTGAATTACTTTTTAATGGGAACCAATTTTATCGATGGATTGTACTGGCATGAAGGTAGGTTGATTGACCGTTGGGCTGGTGGCGTCGTCGTTAGTAATTTAGACCAGATAAATCGTATTTTAGAGAAATCTCAGCGTGTGTGGATTCATGTGGATGATGTAAGAAAAAGTAGATTTAACGCTGATACTTGGCAATATATTGAAACTTTGGGTAAACCAATTATTGACTCATTTGGGACTCGCTTACGTTTATGGCAGCCAGAAGATGGATTACCAAGTCGCAAACCCAACAAAGGTAAAGATTTAGGAGCTTATTAA
- a CDS encoding tetratricopeptide repeat protein — translation MKKLLYWQNLLLTRDKITLGIGFLVLTLAAIFPWYSLPQEALETFSINLYLTNIGRLLAALFVISGFAFTFRLIVNRVLRLTFWIGLIATLFFPYLIVTWSPTVAFIASSYYNQEEKVSNHVERNFSEVQAQWKQNISLNKPDNPPKIFEMSIQDSRFFQIPSWEQVLLNGFGYKNSLFVFIGKGWVFSLFGLVISLIGLYLVEEPSLNGENITYIVGTLKDVAPGFQPMGHFAKVEDNLNTFIQDVKLLLPGTALLLSTIFISIIAANILNYQLDTQFAKGEYFQVVTASQTLASWYPPLQGDVSFLERLAKAEFYTDAPEPALINFVMGLERYKLGNFQEAENYFQKSLDIQPSHFLVRGYLVSAILNQGVNYLNESNTRKPGAAADLFEKALQIFPGHVEALYDLMLARVVNGEFQKSADVAKQIIDGQQYFQAPSIGLLGQAYLHLAWAEYNNGDVNTTWERYRQSVDSKTWGKYPL, via the coding sequence ATGAAAAAATTGCTTTATTGGCAAAACTTATTATTAACTAGAGATAAAATTACCCTTGGCATTGGGTTTTTAGTTTTAACTTTAGCAGCAATTTTTCCCTGGTATAGTTTACCTCAAGAAGCTCTAGAAACCTTTAGTATAAATCTTTATTTAACAAATATTGGCAGATTATTAGCAGCGTTGTTTGTTATTTCAGGTTTTGCCTTTACCTTTAGGTTAATCGTCAATCGTGTTCTGCGCTTAACTTTCTGGATTGGATTAATAGCCACATTATTTTTTCCTTATTTGATTGTGACTTGGTCTCCAACTGTTGCTTTCATTGCATCAAGCTACTACAACCAAGAGGAAAAAGTATCAAATCATGTCGAGAGAAATTTTTCGGAAGTTCAGGCACAGTGGAAACAGAATATATCCTTAAATAAACCAGACAATCCACCAAAAATTTTTGAGATGTCTATTCAAGACAGCCGTTTTTTTCAAATACCATCATGGGAGCAAGTTCTGCTTAATGGCTTTGGTTACAAAAACAGCCTTTTTGTCTTTATTGGTAAAGGTTGGGTTTTCAGTCTATTTGGTCTAGTCATTAGCTTGATAGGGCTTTATTTGGTAGAGGAACCAAGTCTTAATGGCGAGAATATCACCTATATAGTCGGCACCCTGAAGGATGTAGCTCCAGGCTTCCAGCCTATGGGGCATTTTGCCAAAGTGGAAGACAATCTCAATACTTTTATTCAAGATGTGAAGCTGTTACTTCCTGGAACGGCATTATTGTTATCTACAATTTTTATTTCGATAATTGCAGCTAATATTCTGAATTATCAACTAGATACTCAATTCGCTAAAGGTGAATATTTTCAAGTCGTAACTGCTAGCCAAACCTTAGCATCATGGTATCCACCTTTGCAAGGGGATGTTAGCTTTTTGGAGCGACTGGCAAAGGCAGAGTTTTACACAGATGCACCTGAACCTGCTTTGATTAATTTTGTCATGGGACTAGAACGCTACAAATTAGGTAATTTCCAGGAAGCAGAGAACTACTTTCAAAAATCATTAGATATCCAACCCAGTCACTTTTTAGTCAGAGGATATCTTGTCTCAGCAATCCTTAATCAAGGAGTTAATTATCTCAACGAATCTAATACTAGAAAACCGGGAGCAGCAGCAGACCTTTTTGAGAAGGCATTGCAAATTTTTCCGGGTCATGTTGAGGCTCTTTACGACTTGATGTTGGCTAGAGTTGTGAATGGAGAATTTCAGAAATCAGCTGATGTTGCCAAACAAATCATAGATGGGCAGCAATACTTTCAAGCGCCGAGTATTGGTTTACTGGGACAAGCTTATCTGCATTTAGCTTGGGCTGAATATAACAACGGCGATGTGAACACAACCTGGGAACGGTATCGCCAATCGGTTGACTCTAAGACTTGGGGTAAATATCCATTATGA